In the Muricauda sp. MAR_2010_75 genome, one interval contains:
- the menD gene encoding 2-succinyl-5-enolpyruvyl-6-hydroxy-3-cyclohexene-1-carboxylic-acid synthase — protein sequence MMYSDIPSAQTLVLYFKSRGVKHIVISPGSRNAPLTIGFTKNSFFSCYSIVDERCAAFFALGMAQQLQEPVAVVCTSGSALLNYYPAVAEAFYSDIPLIVVSADRPSYRIDIGDGQTIRQENVLEKHIGYSANLKQDISHASETVSKWGKSLLIETQEEIQEYNERELVNALQIARWKSTPVHINIPFEEPLYGVMEKPVLQIAEKKTDVPINSSEEDWSDYTAVWKSSGPKMILVGVNQPNAIAKEVLEALAQDGNTLVFTETTSNMHHPEFFPSIDSVIAPIEKSENREELFKALQPDILVTFGGLIVSKKIKAFLRKYQPKEHWHIDPKKAYDTFFCLSKHVKANPNDFFGAVLTSETQKSDYKIRWQEVKKHYEVRRKAYLDKIPFSDFTVFDQVIRHIPKGYQVHLANSSTVRYAQLFPMGASLNVFCNRGTSGIDGSTSTAVGASIHTEEPTLLITGDLSFFYDSNGLWNAHIRPNFRIILINNSGGGIFRILPGKEDTAEFSTFFETYHDFTAEHLAQMYGLEYLKADNEDELTEGLSNFYTTSLKPKILEISTPRLVNNKILLGYFDFIS from the coding sequence ATGATGTACTCAGATATTCCCTCGGCCCAGACATTGGTGCTGTACTTTAAGTCCAGAGGGGTTAAGCATATTGTAATTTCTCCCGGTTCAAGGAACGCTCCCTTGACCATTGGTTTTACCAAGAATTCCTTTTTTAGTTGTTATAGCATTGTAGATGAACGGTGTGCAGCCTTTTTTGCTTTGGGAATGGCCCAGCAGTTACAAGAGCCTGTTGCTGTGGTTTGTACATCGGGAAGTGCGCTCTTGAATTATTATCCCGCCGTGGCCGAGGCATTTTATAGTGATATTCCCTTGATTGTGGTGTCTGCTGATAGACCCAGTTACCGAATTGACATTGGAGATGGACAGACCATCAGACAGGAAAATGTGCTGGAAAAGCACATTGGGTACTCGGCCAATTTGAAGCAGGATATTTCACATGCGTCCGAAACTGTTTCAAAATGGGGAAAGTCCCTTTTAATAGAAACGCAGGAAGAAATTCAGGAATACAATGAAAGGGAGCTGGTAAACGCCCTGCAAATAGCCCGATGGAAAAGTACTCCGGTCCACATCAACATTCCTTTTGAGGAACCCTTGTACGGGGTGATGGAAAAACCAGTTCTTCAAATTGCTGAAAAGAAAACGGATGTTCCGATTAATTCCAGTGAGGAAGATTGGTCGGATTATACAGCTGTTTGGAAAAGCAGTGGTCCAAAGATGATATTGGTAGGAGTCAATCAACCCAACGCAATAGCGAAAGAAGTATTGGAAGCTTTGGCCCAAGATGGAAATACCTTGGTGTTTACGGAAACAACTTCCAACATGCACCATCCTGAATTTTTCCCAAGCATTGATAGCGTCATCGCTCCCATTGAAAAGTCTGAAAACAGGGAAGAGTTGTTCAAGGCTCTTCAACCAGATATATTGGTCACCTTTGGCGGATTGATCGTTTCCAAGAAAATAAAAGCGTTCCTGCGGAAGTATCAACCCAAGGAGCATTGGCATATCGACCCCAAAAAAGCGTATGACACCTTCTTTTGTCTCTCCAAACACGTAAAGGCCAACCCAAATGATTTCTTTGGAGCAGTTTTGACTTCGGAAACACAAAAGAGCGATTATAAGATAAGGTGGCAAGAAGTAAAAAAGCACTATGAGGTTAGGAGGAAAGCTTATTTAGATAAGATTCCATTTTCGGATTTCACGGTTTTTGACCAGGTGATACGGCACATACCCAAAGGGTATCAGGTGCATTTGGCCAACAGTTCCACCGTGCGTTATGCCCAATTGTTCCCAATGGGTGCTTCTTTAAATGTGTTCTGTAATCGGGGCACCAGTGGTATTGATGGCAGCACGTCCACCGCTGTGGGTGCATCAATCCATACAGAGGAACCCACTTTGTTGATTACTGGGGACCTGAGCTTCTTCTACGACAGCAATGGGTTATGGAATGCCCATATTCGTCCTAATTTTAGGATCATTCTCATTAACAATTCAGGTGGAGGGATTTTTAGAATCTTACCAGGCAAGGAGGACACAGCGGAATTTTCCACCTTTTTTGAGACCTATCATGACTTCACGGCGGAGCATTTGGCACAGATGTACGGATTGGAATATTTGAAAGCCGATAATGAGGACGAATTGACTGAGGGATTAAGTAATTTTTATACTACTTCCCTCAAGCCCAAAATTTTAGAAATCAGCACACCTCGCTTGGTGAACAATAAAATTTTGCTTGGGTACTTCGATTTTATATCTTAG
- a CDS encoding DUF2853 family protein, which translates to MSKRDELITKYAEDIQDKFGKAPDMDLLTKVAIGLGPAIYNLDASRVSGSDEKELETVKNNFLVKKLGLTDNPALMEAINSIIDGYGRSDKNKYRAVIYYMLTKYFGKESVYN; encoded by the coding sequence ATGAGCAAACGAGACGAATTGATCACAAAGTACGCCGAGGACATCCAAGATAAATTTGGCAAAGCCCCGGATATGGATCTGTTGACCAAGGTAGCCATTGGGCTGGGTCCGGCCATTTATAATTTGGATGCTTCCCGGGTTTCTGGATCGGACGAAAAGGAATTGGAAACCGTTAAAAACAATTTCTTGGTCAAAAAACTGGGACTGACCGATAACCCTGCGTTAATGGAAGCCATTAACAGCATTATTGATGGCTATGGGCGTTCCGACAAGAATAAGTACCGTGCCGTGATCTATTATATGTTGACCAAGTACTTTGGTAAGGAATCCGTTTATAATTAA
- a CDS encoding S1 RNA-binding domain-containing protein: protein MIKLGDYNILKVLRSTSVGLFLGDEEGTEVLLPNKYVPEDFQIDAEMEVFCYLDNNERPIATTLKPYIVRNGFASLKVAEVADFGAFMDWGLEKHLLVPFREQAQRMEEGNNYIMHCYLDEETFRLVGSSRINKFLSNENAVYEINDEVDVLVTRKTPLGWEVIVDQKHKGLIFDSDLFKPVSVGSRFRGYIKNVREDKKIDVSPQPIGAKMLEPTAKIIFDKLQQNNGFLPLHDKSSPEEIQNELHLSKKAFKKGVGILYRQRKINIKDDGIYLA, encoded by the coding sequence ATGATAAAATTGGGAGATTATAATATCTTAAAAGTATTGCGAAGCACAAGCGTTGGACTTTTCTTGGGGGATGAGGAGGGCACAGAGGTGCTACTGCCCAACAAATATGTGCCAGAGGATTTTCAGATTGATGCGGAAATGGAGGTGTTTTGCTATCTAGATAATAATGAACGACCCATTGCCACTACGTTGAAACCCTACATTGTGCGAAATGGATTTGCATCTTTAAAAGTTGCCGAAGTAGCCGATTTTGGTGCCTTTATGGATTGGGGTTTGGAGAAACATCTTTTAGTGCCCTTTCGGGAACAAGCCCAACGTATGGAAGAGGGCAACAATTATATTATGCACTGTTACTTGGATGAAGAGACCTTCCGGTTGGTGGGCTCCAGCAGGATAAACAAATTTTTGTCCAATGAAAATGCGGTGTATGAAATCAATGACGAAGTGGATGTTTTGGTAACCCGAAAAACCCCATTGGGATGGGAGGTGATTGTGGATCAAAAGCACAAAGGCCTCATTTTTGATAGTGACTTGTTCAAGCCCGTTTCGGTAGGAAGCCGATTTAGGGGGTACATCAAAAATGTTCGGGAAGACAAAAAAATTGATGTTTCCCCTCAGCCCATTGGAGCCAAAATGCTGGAACCCACAGCCAAGATCATATTTGACAAATTACAGCAGAACAATGGTTTTCTGCCCCTACATGACAAATCTTCCCCAGAAGAAATACAAAATGAACTCCATTTGAGCAAAAAAGCATTTAAAAAGGGTGTGGGTATCTTGTACCGCCAGCGAAAAATCAATATTAAGGATGATGGGATTTACTTGGCCTGA
- a CDS encoding SPOR domain-containing protein, with translation MPFIEESDLLDLHKDIDKAQIINERLLDQIKYKNKDLKKIKLQRNVLLGITGLFVIGVLAITSFTAGLSSKNSFENQNNHLLVSIDSLDAVKTRIDNLKAQNEELSLVREFYLAKAFLDKEKIYSVQIKSFVDNNVTLASEALTNTLFVKTNPFYAYSLGNFETLDEAQSFRKQLVQMGFKDAFVASYQDGKRIQIEDPY, from the coding sequence ATGCCTTTTATTGAAGAAAGTGATTTGTTGGACCTTCATAAGGATATAGATAAGGCCCAGATTATCAACGAAAGACTTTTAGATCAAATTAAATATAAGAACAAGGATCTCAAAAAAATAAAGCTGCAACGCAATGTTTTACTGGGCATTACAGGTTTGTTCGTTATAGGGGTTCTGGCCATTACTTCCTTTACGGCCGGGTTGAGCAGCAAGAATTCTTTTGAAAATCAAAACAACCACCTTTTGGTATCCATAGATAGCTTGGATGCGGTAAAAACCCGTATTGATAATCTTAAAGCTCAAAATGAAGAGCTTAGTTTGGTACGGGAATTCTACTTGGCCAAAGCCTTTTTGGACAAAGAAAAAATTTATTCCGTACAGATAAAGTCCTTTGTGGACAACAATGTTACCTTAGCTTCCGAAGCATTGACCAATACCCTTTTTGTTAAGACAAACCCTTTTTATGCCTACTCTTTGGGTAACTTTGAAACCTTGGACGAAGCCCAATCGTTTAGAAAACAACTGGTACAGATGGGCTTTAAGGATGCTTTTGTAGCTTCTTACCAAGATGGAAAACGAATTCAAATAGAAGATCCGTATTAA
- the menA gene encoding 1,4-dihydroxy-2-naphthoate octaprenyltransferase: MGNIKVWIQAARLRTLPLSVSGIIVGTALAKKQGFFEVGIFVLALLTTIGFQVTSNFANDYGDGVKGTDNADRIGPARALQSGLLSRPVLKKGIIVSIIISMLLAMTLIYMAFGTENLIYILLFFFLGILSIWAALKYTIGSNAYGYMGLGDVFVFLFFGLLGVLGSMFLYTKALDWVSLLPAVAIGLLCVGVLNLNNLRDVVSDKKHGKNTLVVLMGFANGKWYHFLLIFIAFLCFLGYIWIENASWTNSYFMLAFVPILIHLVTVMKTQEPGELDGELKKLALSTFALALLFYIAINNFL; this comes from the coding sequence TTGGGAAATATCAAGGTCTGGATACAGGCCGCTAGATTGCGAACTCTTCCTCTTTCAGTATCAGGAATTATTGTAGGCACTGCCTTGGCCAAAAAACAAGGTTTTTTTGAAGTTGGCATCTTTGTGTTGGCCTTATTGACCACTATTGGTTTTCAAGTCACCTCCAATTTTGCCAATGATTATGGAGATGGAGTAAAGGGCACCGACAATGCTGATAGAATAGGTCCAGCCAGGGCACTTCAAAGTGGCCTGCTGTCACGTCCTGTTCTAAAAAAGGGAATCATTGTTTCCATTATCATTTCCATGTTGTTGGCCATGACGCTCATCTATATGGCCTTTGGCACAGAAAATTTGATCTATATCCTCCTATTTTTCTTTTTAGGGATTCTGAGCATTTGGGCGGCCCTTAAGTATACCATTGGTTCCAATGCATATGGGTATATGGGCCTTGGCGATGTGTTTGTTTTTCTTTTTTTCGGACTTCTGGGAGTTTTGGGAAGCATGTTTTTATATACCAAGGCCTTGGATTGGGTTTCATTGCTTCCCGCTGTCGCAATAGGATTGTTGTGTGTTGGTGTACTCAACCTGAACAATTTAAGGGATGTTGTGTCGGATAAAAAGCATGGAAAGAACACTTTGGTGGTCTTAATGGGATTTGCCAATGGAAAATGGTATCATTTCCTATTGATTTTCATTGCTTTTCTATGTTTTTTGGGTTATATCTGGATAGAAAATGCCAGTTGGACCAACTCCTATTTTATGCTGGCATTTGTGCCTATTTTAATTCATCTTGTAACTGTAATGAAAACCCAGGAACCGGGAGAACTTGATGGTGAACTTAAAAAATTGGCCCTCAGTACATTTGCACTCGCTTTATTGTTCTATATTGCTATTAATAATTTTTTGTAA
- a CDS encoding LytTR family DNA-binding domain-containing protein: MEHPIKILIVEDNVIIADDMQSMLEEIGYEIVDNVIVYEQAVEVLKNNHVDLVLIDIILASDKTGIDLGKHIRESYNIPFIFVTSNSDRATVENAKTVKPDGYLVKPFEQQDLYTSIEIALSNFNYNKKGEIKDADGEEGESFTSNSVLKDSIFVKKQHLYYRIQFTDIQFIKADNVYLEVNTADKKFLVRSPLKDYLEKLPKNKFYRAHKSYIVNVDHIDAINSKDIMINNNLIPISKDFKEFILSSMNS; encoded by the coding sequence TTGGAACATCCGATTAAAATTTTAATTGTTGAGGACAACGTCATCATTGCTGATGACATGCAGTCCATGCTGGAAGAAATCGGCTATGAAATAGTGGACAATGTCATTGTCTATGAACAAGCCGTGGAGGTATTGAAAAATAATCATGTTGACCTTGTGTTGATCGATATTATTTTGGCCTCTGATAAAACGGGTATCGATTTAGGAAAACATATCAGGGAATCCTATAACATTCCCTTCATTTTTGTGACCTCAAACTCGGATAGGGCAACGGTTGAAAACGCAAAGACCGTAAAACCTGATGGTTATTTGGTAAAACCTTTTGAGCAACAAGATCTATACACCTCTATAGAAATAGCACTCTCTAACTTCAACTACAACAAGAAAGGTGAAATTAAGGATGCCGATGGGGAAGAAGGCGAAAGCTTTACATCCAACTCTGTACTGAAGGATTCCATCTTTGTAAAAAAGCAACATCTCTATTACAGGATTCAGTTTACCGATATCCAATTCATCAAGGCAGACAATGTGTATTTGGAAGTGAACACGGCCGACAAAAAGTTTCTGGTTCGTTCCCCGCTCAAGGATTATTTGGAGAAATTGCCAAAGAATAAATTTTATAGAGCGCACAAATCCTACATTGTGAATGTGGACCATATAGACGCCATCAACTCAAAGGATATTATGATCAACAACAACTTGATCCCAATATCCAAGGATTTTAAGGAGTTCATCCTTTCGTCGATGAACAGTTGA
- a CDS encoding sensor histidine kinase, which yields MGRYVRFLFTILCFVFLSNGAAQSLSEEEQSVLKEFQDTNAPKDRFNVFFNSIDRYNQNSAYDWLDTIKIYLSNAQTSNDTTAQRLYQVMQAQIYNDLGEYDKSTTLAKELYAFKDSLDVDSQKAVLDVLDDNYANLQLFDKQIEIRKQKKELGITDNVSFYDIYSNLGLYRVARNQYIMEVKPTIADNDSYGLAKYHSKVGNYLRLDNSAPTALSELKKAKAYLDVYLNDISIQKSEDEIFESDLLKAEIEGNIGKCHVMLGEYEQAIPLLESSIEVLDTSSKNSHKSEMVENTLYLADANLQLDRFLAAKRNLDIEFDNIGIQQVIKRNSLLAAYYDRVENYKNSAMYYKRNERIKDSMAQKQSSIIKQQLVTIVANEDLENSQRLIEEQKRINELARSEMKAKDERINLVFISLIFTLLGFAGLVYAYLKSIKNQRLIAEQKHIIENALVEKDSLLKEIHHRVKNNLQMVSSLLSLQTKNTRSKAAIEALEEGKSRVKAMALIHQKLYQNDDLSVIEMQGYIESLINSVQSVYKKGGHNISITIDAEGTELDIDRAIPFGLILNELVSNSFKYAFPENDENGKIYIHLRKNGDQGYFEYTDNGIGLPEDTEERTHSSMGIRLMNRLVNQLQSKLNIDKEGEGVRFWFNFS from the coding sequence ATGGGACGTTACGTAAGATTTTTATTCACTATACTTTGTTTTGTTTTTCTTTCCAACGGTGCTGCACAATCCTTGTCAGAAGAGGAGCAGAGCGTTTTAAAGGAATTCCAGGATACCAACGCACCAAAAGATCGTTTCAATGTTTTTTTCAACTCCATTGACCGATACAATCAAAACTCGGCATACGACTGGTTGGATACCATCAAAATATACCTTTCCAACGCGCAAACCAGCAACGATACAACTGCGCAACGCTTATACCAAGTAATGCAGGCCCAGATCTACAACGATCTGGGTGAGTACGACAAGAGTACCACTTTGGCCAAAGAGCTCTATGCCTTTAAGGATTCTTTGGATGTGGATTCGCAAAAAGCCGTCTTGGATGTTTTGGACGACAATTATGCCAACCTGCAACTATTTGATAAACAGATAGAAATTAGGAAGCAAAAAAAGGAATTGGGCATTACAGACAACGTCTCTTTCTACGATATCTACAGTAACCTAGGGTTGTACCGGGTGGCTAGGAACCAATACATCATGGAGGTAAAGCCTACAATTGCCGATAATGATTCTTATGGACTGGCTAAATATCACAGCAAAGTGGGGAACTATCTTCGCCTTGATAATTCAGCACCAACTGCGTTGAGCGAATTGAAGAAAGCAAAAGCTTATTTGGACGTTTATCTCAACGACATATCCATTCAAAAAAGCGAAGACGAAATCTTTGAGAGCGATTTGCTTAAAGCTGAAATTGAAGGGAACATTGGAAAGTGCCATGTAATGTTGGGCGAATACGAACAGGCCATTCCACTTTTGGAAAGTAGCATTGAAGTATTGGACACCTCATCCAAGAACAGCCATAAAAGTGAGATGGTGGAAAACACGCTCTATTTGGCAGATGCCAATTTGCAATTGGACCGTTTTTTGGCAGCAAAACGAAACCTTGACATTGAGTTTGATAATATTGGAATCCAACAAGTAATAAAGCGAAACAGTTTGTTGGCTGCCTATTATGACAGAGTGGAAAATTACAAGAATTCCGCAATGTACTACAAGCGCAATGAGCGCATTAAAGATTCCATGGCCCAAAAACAGTCCTCCATCATTAAGCAGCAGTTGGTGACCATTGTGGCCAATGAAGACTTGGAAAATTCACAACGCCTTATCGAGGAGCAAAAACGCATCAATGAGTTGGCTCGAAGTGAAATGAAGGCGAAGGATGAACGCATCAATCTGGTGTTTATCTCCCTTATTTTTACATTGCTCGGTTTTGCCGGTTTGGTCTATGCCTATTTAAAAAGTATCAAGAACCAACGTTTGATCGCTGAACAAAAGCACATTATTGAAAATGCTCTGGTTGAAAAAGATTCGCTGCTCAAAGAAATCCATCACAGGGTAAAGAACAACCTGCAAATGGTTTCCAGTTTGTTGAGTCTTCAAACCAAAAACACAAGGAGTAAGGCGGCCATTGAGGCATTGGAAGAGGGAAAAAGCAGGGTAAAGGCCATGGCATTGATACACCAAAAACTGTATCAGAACGATGATTTGTCCGTCATTGAGATGCAGGGCTACATTGAGAGTCTCATCAACAGTGTGCAGTCGGTCTACAAAAAGGGCGGACACAACATCAGCATTACTATTGATGCTGAAGGTACCGAATTGGACATTGATAGGGCAATTCCTTTTGGATTGATTTTGAATGAGTTGGTCTCCAATTCTTTCAAATATGCATTTCCTGAAAATGATGAAAACGGCAAGATTTATATCCACCTACGTAAAAATGGGGACCAAGGCTATTTTGAATATACCGATAATGGAATTGGCCTTCCCGAAGATACAGAGGAACGCACCCATTCTTCCATGGGAATCCGTTTGATGAACCGACTTGTAAACCAATTACAATCGAAGTTGAACATTGACAAAGAAGGTGAGGGCGTTCGTTTTTGGTTCAACTTTAGTTAA
- a CDS encoding o-succinylbenzoate synthase has product MKATYKKYILNFKVPSGTSRGVLTQKETWFLLFHDGDHCGIGECGVLRGLSVDDVPDYEEKLKWVCENIHLGQEQLLNKLIQFPSIQFGLEQAFLSLKSQNPFELFPSDFTQKEAAIFINGLIWMGDEAFMLSQLEQKLKDGFQCIKMKIGAIDFPTELSILKAIRNDFTPDEIELRVDANGAFSPTDALEKLQQLSKYQLHSIEQPIKPNQWERMADLCQNTPLPIALDEELIGIFSVTEKEQLLQTLQPQYIILKPSLVGGFNGCGEWIQLAEKYDIGWWITSALESNIGLNAIAQWTYILGNTMPQGLGTGSLYTNNFESPLEVSKGKLYYRNDKQWKYNLIENLCI; this is encoded by the coding sequence ATGAAAGCTACCTACAAAAAGTATATACTAAATTTTAAGGTGCCCAGTGGCACCTCACGTGGTGTTTTGACCCAAAAAGAGACCTGGTTTCTGTTGTTTCATGATGGGGACCATTGTGGAATAGGGGAGTGCGGTGTTTTAAGAGGATTGAGTGTGGATGATGTGCCCGATTATGAAGAAAAATTGAAATGGGTCTGCGAGAATATTCACTTGGGGCAAGAACAATTGCTAAATAAACTGATACAATTTCCTTCCATTCAATTTGGGCTGGAACAAGCATTTTTATCACTGAAGTCCCAAAATCCATTTGAGCTGTTCCCGTCAGATTTCACTCAAAAAGAAGCTGCCATATTCATCAACGGACTCATTTGGATGGGAGATGAAGCCTTTATGCTGTCCCAATTGGAACAAAAACTAAAGGATGGTTTTCAATGTATCAAAATGAAAATTGGGGCCATTGATTTCCCCACAGAGCTTTCCATCCTCAAAGCTATCCGAAACGACTTCACTCCAGATGAAATTGAACTCCGGGTAGATGCCAATGGTGCTTTTTCACCAACTGATGCTTTGGAAAAGCTCCAGCAATTATCAAAATATCAACTCCACTCTATTGAACAGCCCATCAAACCTAATCAGTGGGAACGTATGGCAGATCTATGCCAAAATACACCATTGCCCATTGCCTTGGATGAGGAATTGATCGGTATCTTTTCTGTAACGGAAAAGGAACAATTGCTACAAACCCTACAGCCACAATACATTATACTAAAACCAAGCTTAGTGGGTGGTTTTAATGGATGCGGGGAGTGGATTCAGTTGGCTGAAAAATATGATATTGGGTGGTGGATAACCAGTGCTTTGGAGAGTAATATAGGGCTCAATGCCATTGCCCAATGGACTTATATTTTGGGAAATACCATGCCACAAGGTTTGGGCACCGGAAGTCTATACACCAACAATTTTGAAAGTCCGTTGGAGGTTTCAAAAGGGAAATTGTATTATAGAAACGACAAACAGTGGAAATATAATTTAATTGAAAATCTATGTATATAG
- a CDS encoding CPBP family intramembrane glutamic endopeptidase — translation MYIEQGYKGDLGLWKYFVIPTSFIAFMVANYIATVNSPVSVEDTMQQVIAQFGSNLVLIILLFPLAVGLFVVLGWTYIVHKQSITSLTTSRKKIDWRRIFFSFGLWTVITVLLVGIDIYFSPDSYVLNFDLVKFIPLAIIGIVLIPMQTSFEEYLFRGHMMQGLGILVKNKWVPLIVTSVLFGSMHIANPEVEKLGFGILIYYIGTGFFLGILTLMDEGLELALGFHAANNLITALLVTADWTAFQTNSIYKDISEPSLGWDAVIPVFVVFPLLLWFFSKKYGWKNWKDRLFGKVMTKEEFVALSDGKSNLA, via the coding sequence ATGTATATAGAACAAGGATATAAGGGAGACCTCGGCCTGTGGAAATATTTTGTCATCCCCACGTCGTTTATCGCATTTATGGTAGCGAATTATATTGCCACTGTGAATTCTCCGGTCAGTGTGGAGGATACCATGCAACAGGTTATAGCGCAGTTTGGTTCCAATTTGGTGCTGATTATTCTTTTGTTTCCCCTGGCAGTTGGGTTATTTGTGGTTCTTGGATGGACATATATTGTTCATAAACAGTCCATCACCTCACTGACCACTTCGCGAAAGAAAATTGACTGGAGACGTATCTTTTTTTCATTTGGACTATGGACGGTCATCACAGTGCTTCTTGTGGGGATTGACATTTATTTTTCCCCGGATAGTTATGTACTGAATTTTGATTTGGTCAAATTTATCCCTTTGGCCATTATAGGCATTGTTTTGATTCCCATGCAGACCAGTTTTGAAGAATATTTGTTTAGGGGGCACATGATGCAAGGATTGGGCATTTTGGTAAAGAACAAATGGGTGCCGTTGATAGTTACGTCCGTTTTATTTGGGTCGATGCACATTGCCAACCCCGAAGTGGAGAAATTGGGTTTCGGAATCCTTATTTACTATATCGGAACAGGTTTTTTCTTGGGGATTTTGACTTTGATGGACGAAGGTTTGGAACTTGCCCTTGGTTTTCATGCAGCTAACAACCTTATCACCGCATTGTTGGTTACTGCAGATTGGACCGCTTTCCAGACCAATTCCATTTATAAAGACATTTCAGAACCATCATTGGGATGGGATGCAGTGATTCCTGTGTTTGTTGTTTTCCCATTGTTGTTGTGGTTTTTTTCCAAGAAGTATGGTTGGAAAAACTGGAAAGACCGATTATTTGGAAAAGTAATGACCAAAGAAGAATTTGTGGCCTTATCTGATGGAAAATCCAATTTGGCATAA
- a CDS encoding AMP-binding protein: protein MENPIWHNSHPQFQLNGVPYDLEDLKEIGYSMVKEGDPFEVSIGDFILDWTSYSPTLEVFTSGSTGKPKKIVLQKEHMVNSALATGEYFNLKPANTALLCLPCSGIAGKMMLVRAMVLGLHLDYVAPSSTPLTTNDKPYDFVAMVPLQVQNSLKQLHRIKTLIIGGAPVAIALQNKLKAPSTNSYETYGMTETITHIAVKKIGIGSIDYFETLPNISVTQDDRGCLVIDAPKISDTKIVTNDLVELVTENQFKWLGRYDSIINSGGIKLIPEQIEKKLSTIISSRFFVAGLPDDALGQKLVLVIEESKVDSQKVLDKIKTLKGIQKYEVPKEVHVLKPFIETKTGKIQREKIMQQIR from the coding sequence ATGGAAAATCCAATTTGGCATAATAGTCATCCACAGTTCCAACTCAATGGTGTTCCGTACGATTTGGAAGACCTTAAGGAGATTGGATATAGTATGGTCAAGGAAGGAGACCCTTTTGAGGTTTCTATTGGGGATTTTATCTTGGATTGGACCTCATATAGCCCAACATTGGAAGTATTCACTTCGGGATCTACCGGAAAGCCAAAAAAAATTGTCTTGCAGAAGGAGCACATGGTCAATTCGGCCTTGGCCACAGGGGAATACTTCAATCTAAAACCCGCCAATACAGCTTTATTGTGTCTTCCTTGTTCTGGAATTGCAGGAAAAATGATGTTGGTCCGAGCCATGGTCTTGGGTTTGCATTTGGATTATGTAGCACCCTCATCAACCCCATTGACAACTAATGATAAGCCGTATGATTTTGTGGCGATGGTACCGTTACAAGTTCAAAATTCATTAAAACAGTTGCATAGGATAAAAACATTGATCATTGGCGGAGCGCCGGTAGCTATTGCTTTGCAGAACAAGTTAAAAGCCCCATCAACCAACAGTTATGAAACTTACGGCATGACGGAGACCATTACCCATATCGCCGTTAAAAAAATAGGCATTGGCTCCATTGACTATTTTGAGACCTTGCCCAATATTTCAGTTACCCAAGATGATAGGGGCTGTTTGGTCATTGATGCCCCAAAAATTTCGGATACCAAAATAGTGACCAACGATTTGGTGGAATTGGTCACTGAAAATCAATTTAAATGGTTGGGGCGTTATGATTCCATTATCAATTCCGGAGGCATTAAATTGATTCCCGAACAAATCGAAAAAAAACTGTCTACCATTATTAGTTCGCGATTTTTTGTAGCAGGACTTCCCGATGATGCTTTGGGTCAAAAATTGGTTTTGGTCATAGAGGAATCTAAAGTTGATTCCCAAAAGGTACTCGACAAAATCAAAACTTTAAAAGGAATCCAAAAATACGAAGTGCCCAAAGAGGTCCACGTATTAAAACCTTTTATCGAAACCAAAACTGGAAAAATCCAACGTGAAAAAATAATGCAGCAAATACGGTAA